The Desulfurobacteriaceae bacterium genomic sequence TGGGATAGAGAAAAACACCTACCAAGACTAAACAGAATTTTCAGGATGGTAAATTAAACAACACTATAAAAGTTTCCGTCTCTCTTTATTATTCCTGCTACTTCCATTTCAAGGAGTTTTGCCATTATTTCCGCAGTATTTTCTTTTAAAACTTCCGAAAGTTCATCAACACTCATAGGCTTTTCTTTTAAAACAGAATATATCTTTTTGAACTCTTCAGGAATTTTTTGTTCCCTTT encodes the following:
- a CDS encoding DNA-processing protein DprA, which translates into the protein CNALITANFALEQGRVVFAIPGNIDSPYSVGTNKLIKEGAIPLLSFDNIFEELPFLKREVLEREQKIPEEFKKIYSVLKEKPMSVDELSEVLKENTAEIMAKLLEMEVAGIIKRDGNFYSVV